The following proteins are co-located in the Hevea brasiliensis isolate MT/VB/25A 57/8 chromosome 11, ASM3005281v1, whole genome shotgun sequence genome:
- the LOC110644801 gene encoding uncharacterized protein LOC110644801, with amino-acid sequence MEEAESVLEAIYEEDDRLEDAEDVEMVDVEEGELVEPMSQIDQGQNCGDGGGGSVGDIVGNQASQSKNRRRRENKKKNRKKKGNTGPNVTDINRFVLDTCRRLKEKKSYMVYTAVGCLGVSALSDLVKEVDAIQSCGGQMTADGRRFRTGGGILWNIMKTREPMAYKEIMKKAKDFEKQFKRPKIRQAPQQKECSSQETAFSLTDEAASSVPDGSQLVPQNQHEQSNDEQKRRSVHDRMRVPVSYDDLLDDDSKNDSA; translated from the exons ATGGAGGAAGCGGAGAGTGTATTGGAAGCTATTTATGAAGAAGACGACAGATTAGAAGACGCTGAAGATGTTGAGATGGTTGATGTGGAAGAAGGAGAGTTGGTCGAGCCTATGTCACAAATTGATCAGGGACAAAACtgtggtgatggtggtggtgggaGTGTGGGTGACATTGTTGGAAATCAAGCTTCACAGAGCAAAAACCGCAGGCGTAGGGAAAATAAGAAGAAGAATAGGAAAAAGAAAGGCAATACAGGGCCAAATGTAACTGATATAAACAG GTTTGTGCTAGATACATGTAGACGTCTGAAAGAGAAAAAATCCTACATGGTATATACTGCTGTAGGTTGTCTGGGAGTTTCTGCGTTAAGTGATCTGGTGAAAGAG GTGGATGCAATTCAGTCTTGTGGAGGACAGATGACTGCTGATGGCAGACGCTTTCGAACAGGAGGTGGAATATTATGGAACATAATGAAAACAAGAGAACCAATGGCCTACAAAGAGATAATGAAAAAGGCTAAGGACTTTGAG aAACAATTTAAACGGCCAAAAATTCGGCAAGCACCACAGCAAAAGGAGTGCTCTTCTCAAGAAACTGCATTTTCATTAACTGATGAGGCTGCATCCAGTGTTCCAGATGGTTCTCAACTGGTACCTCAAAATCAGCATGAACAGTCCAATGATGAACAGAAGCGAAGATCTGTTCATGACAGAATGAGGGTACCTGTTTCATATGATGACCTACTTGATGATGACTCAAAAAATGATTCTGCATGA
- the LOC110644802 gene encoding probable protein phosphatase 2C 72, with product MGICISSASSEIYQAEDGLDNIIHLEENIAFNGTERLGSLYSREGSKGLNQDAAILHQGYGVQDGAFCGVFDGHGKNGHIVSKIVRNCLPSLLLTQKKALAKMKTVADGKNVVKGDSLPSKNFYIWKEACVSAFKAMDKELKLQENLDCSCSGTTAVVVVRQGEDLVIANLGDSRAVLGTINENGIMLVQLTTDLKPNVPSEADRIRNCNGRVLALKEEPHIHRVWLPHEDSPGLAMSRAFGDFLLKNHGIIALPEISYHRLAPTDQFIILATDGVWDVLSNNKVASIVWAADSEQAAAKAVVEAAVATWKKKFPGSKVDDCTAVCLFLHKRQRQDCSS from the exons ATGGGAATCTGCATATCCTCTGCATCTTCAGAGATATATCAGGCAGAAGATGGCCTTGATAATATTATACACTTGGAAGAAAATATTGCTTTTAATGGAACTGAGAGGCTTGGTTCTCTTTACTCCAGAGAAGGAAGCAAAGGGTTAAACCAAGATGCTGCTATTCTTCATCAG GGTTATGGTGTCCAAGATGGAGCTTTCTGTGGAGTTTTTGATGGGCACGGAAAGAATGGCCACATAGTGAGCAAGATTGTGAGAAACTGCTTGCCATCCCTGTTACTAACCCAAAAGAAGGCCTTGGCTAAGATGAAGACAGTTGCAGATGGCAAAAATGTAGTTAAAGGTGATTCATTACCAAGCAAGAATTTTTATATATGGAAAGAGGCTTGTGTTAGTGCCTTCAAGGCTATGGACAAGGAGCTCAAGCTTCAAGAGAATTTAGATTGTTCTTGCAGTGGAACCACAGCAGTAGTTGTTGTGAGACAG GGAGAAGATCTTGTTATAGCTAATCTTGGAGACTCAAGGGCAGTGTTGGGTACAATCAATGAGAATGGAATCATGCTTGTTCAATTAACCACAGATTTGAAGCCTAATGTACCAA GTGAAGCTGATAGAATAAGGAATTGTAATGGTAGAGTGCTTGCCCTGAAGGAAGAACCACACATCCATAGAGTGTGGCTACCCCATGAAGACTCTCCAGGCCTAGCCATGTCTCGAGCTTTTGGAGATTTCCTGCTCAAAAACCATGGAATAATTGCATTACCGGAGATCTCTTATCACCGATTAGCACCTACCGACCAGTTCATCATTCTAGCAACTGACGGG GTGTGGGATGTGCTTAGTAACAATAAAGTTGCATCCATCGTGTGGGCGGCAGATAGCGAACAAGCGGCAGCGAAGGCAGTGGTGGAGGCTGCTGTAGCCACATGGAAGAAGAAGTTTCCAGGTTCCAAGGTGGATGATTGTACGGCAGTTTGCCTCTTCCTGCATAAGAGGCAACGGCAGGATTGCAGCTCATGA